In Sphingomonas sp. LR60, the following are encoded in one genomic region:
- a CDS encoding CmpA/NrtA family ABC transporter substrate-binding protein: MTPLAIAFLPLTDSAVLVSAREKGFAAERDIDLTLVRTTSWATVRDRLVFGQVQAAHMLAPLAIAVTLGLSQHPAAIAAPFKLNINGNMLVMAGGFAAALDPDVIRRTADPVGSAHDFAAAIGLYHRKPIIGVVHRFSSHALMLRYWLGYAGIDADRDVTLRVLPPSLMAEALRTGEIDGFIAGEPYGSIAIGEGLAEAVALGPCIWQRGVEKVLAMRRDWMEANADVVDRLLQALTAAAAWCDDPANREELAELLARDEYVGQPASALLPALSGRLTLSADQSTVDVPDALLFHREAAGFPWRSQALWIYSQLVRWRMITASPDNERQAAEVFRSDIYRRALVDMGEPMPGASLKLEGAVTQPMPVGAYRGALTLGPDRFFDGAVFDPADVAGYLRTYRIGTDHI, encoded by the coding sequence GTGACGCCGCTGGCGATCGCCTTCCTGCCGCTGACCGACAGCGCGGTGCTGGTCAGCGCGCGCGAAAAGGGCTTCGCCGCCGAGCGCGACATCGATCTCACCTTGGTGCGCACCACATCTTGGGCGACGGTGCGCGACCGCCTGGTGTTCGGTCAGGTTCAGGCCGCGCACATGCTGGCGCCACTCGCGATCGCGGTAACGCTGGGGCTCAGCCAGCATCCCGCGGCGATCGCCGCGCCGTTTAAGCTCAACATCAACGGCAACATGCTGGTGATGGCGGGCGGTTTCGCCGCCGCCCTCGACCCCGACGTGATCCGGCGCACCGCCGATCCGGTCGGCAGCGCGCACGACTTCGCCGCCGCGATCGGCTTGTACCATCGCAAGCCGATCATCGGCGTGGTCCACCGCTTCTCCAGCCACGCGCTGATGCTGCGATATTGGCTCGGCTATGCCGGGATCGACGCCGATCGCGACGTGACGCTGCGCGTCCTGCCCCCGTCGCTGATGGCGGAAGCGCTACGCACCGGCGAGATCGACGGCTTCATCGCGGGCGAGCCCTATGGCAGCATCGCGATCGGCGAAGGTCTGGCGGAGGCCGTGGCGCTCGGTCCGTGCATTTGGCAGCGTGGCGTCGAAAAAGTGCTGGCGATGCGCCGCGACTGGATGGAGGCGAACGCCGACGTCGTCGACCGCCTGCTTCAGGCGCTCACCGCGGCGGCCGCCTGGTGCGACGATCCCGCCAACCGTGAAGAGCTGGCTGAGCTGCTCGCCCGCGACGAATATGTCGGGCAACCGGCTTCGGCGTTGCTGCCTGCGCTTTCGGGTCGGCTGACCTTGAGTGCCGATCAAAGCACCGTCGATGTGCCCGACGCGTTGCTGTTCCATCGCGAGGCCGCTGGGTTCCCGTGGCGCAGCCAAGCGCTGTGGATCTATTCGCAGCTGGTCCGATGGAGGATGATCACCGCCAGCCCGGATAACGAACGGCAGGCGGCCGAGGTTTTCCGCTCCGACATCTATCGCCGTGCGCTGGTCGACATGGGTGAACCGATGCCGGGCGCGAGCCTGAAGCTGGAAGGCGCGGTGACGCAGCCGATGCCCGTGGGTGCGTATCGGGGCGCACTGACGCTGGGGCCGGATCGGTTCTTCGACGGCGCCGTGTTCGATCCCGCGGATGTTGCCGGCTATTTGCGCACCTATCGCATCGGCACTGACCACATCTGA
- a CDS encoding ANTAR domain-containing response regulator has product MRIVIIDDTGLRATVLEEGLREAGYDDIHVVPPRGAFVARLERMAPDVVLMDLGDPSRDTLEEMLVVSRALARPIAMFVDRSDDTMIGAAIDAGVSAYVVDGLRKERVKPIIDLAIRRFNAFARMQAALDEATTALADRKTIDKAKSILMTSRNLSEPDAYALLRSTAMNQNRRIVDVAEALITAAGLLGGGA; this is encoded by the coding sequence CTGCGCATCGTGATCATCGACGATACCGGCCTTCGCGCGACCGTTCTCGAAGAGGGATTGCGGGAGGCGGGCTATGACGACATCCATGTCGTGCCGCCGCGTGGCGCCTTCGTCGCGCGACTGGAGCGGATGGCGCCCGACGTGGTGCTGATGGACCTTGGCGATCCCAGCCGCGATACGCTGGAAGAGATGCTCGTGGTCAGCCGCGCGCTGGCCCGGCCGATCGCGATGTTCGTCGACCGGTCGGACGATACGATGATCGGCGCCGCGATCGATGCGGGCGTATCGGCCTATGTCGTTGACGGGCTGCGCAAGGAGCGCGTCAAACCGATCATCGACCTCGCCATCCGCCGCTTCAACGCCTTCGCCCGTATGCAGGCGGCGCTCGACGAGGCGACCACCGCGCTTGCGGACCGCAAGACGATCGACAAGGCGAAGAGCATCCTGATGACCAGCCGCAACCTGTCGGAACCCGACGCTTATGCGCTGTTGCGCTCGACCGCGATGAATCAGAACCGGCGCATCGTCGACGTCGCGGAGGCGCTGATCACCGCGGCCGGGCTGCTGGGAGGTGGCGCGTGA
- a CDS encoding metallophosphoesterase, which produces MRPIFNVVFAIPALIVLARWLSPLPLPLWAKIPAGLLMLAASQFHLWSRFSSGSVFAPEFPRLIVILFNWAFGALVLLAVFQLLLDLGALLTMLVRREMIWEPAALRYAVGGLAAVLAGVGVANALRVPPVKNVTVAIRDLPRSFDGYRIVQLTDLHISRLFTPGWTKAVVDRANGAGADLIVVTGDFIDGSVEMRREDVAPLQQLRAPDGVYAIPGNHEYFFDYGAWMRHLSSMNFRMLTNKHAVIERGGERLIVAGVTDLSAPSVGEAKPDLALALQGAPVRAPIILLDHQPRDARNAAARGVALQLSGHTHGGMIVGLDRLVARGNAGYVSGRYAVGGMTLYVSNGTGLWPGFALRLGVPSEITLLTLRPSE; this is translated from the coding sequence GTGCGTCCCATCTTCAACGTCGTCTTCGCAATACCAGCGCTGATCGTCCTGGCACGCTGGCTGTCACCCCTGCCGCTGCCGCTCTGGGCAAAGATACCTGCGGGGCTCCTGATGCTGGCGGCGTCGCAGTTCCACCTGTGGAGCCGCTTCTCGTCGGGCTCGGTGTTCGCGCCCGAGTTCCCGCGGCTGATCGTGATCCTTTTCAACTGGGCGTTTGGCGCCCTCGTCCTCCTTGCCGTGTTCCAGTTGCTGCTCGACCTGGGGGCGCTGCTGACGATGCTCGTTCGTCGTGAGATGATCTGGGAACCGGCCGCACTACGCTACGCCGTTGGGGGACTGGCGGCGGTACTGGCCGGGGTCGGAGTGGCCAACGCGCTCCGTGTTCCGCCGGTAAAGAACGTGACGGTGGCGATCCGTGACCTGCCGCGATCCTTCGACGGCTACAGGATCGTTCAGCTTACCGACCTTCATATCAGCCGGCTTTTTACCCCCGGATGGACGAAGGCAGTGGTGGATCGTGCCAATGGAGCCGGTGCTGACCTGATCGTCGTGACAGGCGATTTCATCGACGGCTCGGTCGAGATGCGTCGCGAGGACGTAGCGCCATTGCAGCAGCTCCGTGCACCGGACGGAGTCTATGCGATCCCGGGCAACCACGAATATTTCTTCGATTACGGCGCATGGATGCGGCACCTGTCGTCCATGAATTTTCGCATGTTGACGAACAAACATGCCGTGATCGAACGTGGGGGTGAGCGGCTGATCGTCGCCGGGGTCACGGACCTGTCGGCGCCAAGCGTCGGTGAGGCCAAGCCCGATCTCGCGCTTGCACTCCAGGGAGCCCCCGTCCGCGCCCCGATCATCCTGCTCGACCATCAGCCTCGCGATGCACGCAATGCGGCTGCGCGCGGCGTAGCGCTTCAGCTCTCCGGGCATACCCATGGCGGCATGATCGTCGGTCTCGACCGGCTCGTCGCGCGCGGCAATGCCGGCTATGTGTCGGGACGATACGCGGTCGGCGGGATGACGCTGTACGTCAGCAACGGCACCGGCCTGTGGCCGGGCTTCGCGCTTCGGCTTGGGGTGCCGTCCGAGATTACGCTGCTCACATTGCGTCCATCGGAATAG
- a CDS encoding alpha/beta hydrolase family protein — protein MLDDRGRILTRRESATQAPNYMIRNTKGDRAKAVTSFPDPNPVFAGVTQRTITYKRADGVPLSGTLYLPAGYDAKRDGPLPTLLWAYPSEFTDAKVAGQTVDQGNRFTRPRGISHLFLLTQGYAILDDPAMPIIGEGDAEANDTYVKQLRDDAQAAVDAVVKLGVGDRTRMAVGGHSYGAFMTANLLAHTDLFRAGIARSGAYNRTLTPFGFQAEQRTYWQATPTYTEMSPFTYADRIKAPILLIHGAADDNSGTFPIQSERMYAALKGNGATVRYVVLPNEPHGYRALESTGETLWQMTDWLDRYVKPKPSVATSTATPIAK, from the coding sequence ATGCTGGATGACCGCGGGCGCATCCTGACGCGGCGTGAAAGTGCGACGCAAGCCCCGAACTACATGATCCGCAACACTAAGGGCGATCGCGCAAAGGCCGTCACCTCGTTCCCGGACCCAAATCCGGTATTCGCTGGCGTCACCCAGCGGACGATCACCTATAAGCGCGCAGACGGCGTTCCCTTGTCGGGCACGCTCTATCTGCCCGCCGGTTACGACGCCAAGCGCGACGGTCCGCTGCCGACGCTCCTCTGGGCCTACCCTTCCGAATTTACCGACGCGAAGGTCGCCGGGCAAACGGTCGATCAGGGCAACCGCTTCACGCGTCCGCGCGGGATCAGCCACCTGTTCCTGCTGACCCAGGGCTATGCGATCCTCGACGATCCGGCGATGCCGATCATCGGCGAGGGCGACGCCGAGGCCAACGACACCTATGTCAAGCAATTGCGCGACGACGCGCAGGCCGCGGTCGATGCGGTGGTGAAACTCGGCGTCGGCGACCGGACACGCATGGCGGTCGGTGGGCACAGCTACGGTGCCTTCATGACCGCCAATCTGCTCGCCCACACCGACCTGTTCCGCGCCGGCATTGCACGCTCGGGCGCGTACAACCGCACGCTAACCCCGTTCGGCTTCCAGGCCGAGCAGCGAACCTATTGGCAGGCGACCCCGACCTACACCGAAATGAGTCCGTTCACCTATGCCGACCGGATCAAGGCGCCGATCCTCCTCATCCATGGCGCGGCCGACGACAACAGCGGCACCTTCCCGATCCAGTCCGAGCGCATGTACGCTGCGCTCAAGGGCAATGGCGCGACCGTCCGCTACGTCGTCCTGCCCAATGAGCCGCATGGGTATCGCGCGCTGGAATCAACCGGGGAAACCTTGTGGCAGATGACGGACTGGCTCGACCGTTACGTCAAGCCCAAGCCTTCCGTTGCAACATCAACGGCCACGCCCATCGCCAAGTAA
- a CDS encoding TolB family protein: MRARACLIAILFASAATAQTPGTTYHRAPDPIAKALEMPPTPAVAISPDHRTLAILGRENLPTIANLSKPILRLGGYRIDPATNGQAEVRVQWLNRLSFKDIDGGRTIDVKLPAGLRFAAPRWSPNGSRLAFYAQEPDGLSLWIADRDGSARPIAKGLNGTFGSPYVWMPDGTALIAYTIPAGRGAPPVAATTPTGPVVQESSGRTSAARTYEDLLHNTYDEALFDHYFTGQLVRIGLDGVAKPIGKAGLVTDFSVSPDGRYLLTEQLKRPYSYLLPARFFATEIAVSTIEGNPVRTLVDRPLADDLPVDFDATVKGPREATWRSDAPATLVWAEALDGGNPRTKVAFHDKIVMQAAPFDAAPVELAQTPSRYAETMWGDNGFAMIVARDWRTRTEHRLAVAPSRPGQGRTLLTFNYQDQYGDPGEPLIDENSAGKPVMRFTPAHDAIYVTGEGATKEGAFPFLATLPLAGGKQTRIWNAKPPIMSRWWRCWMTAGAS, translated from the coding sequence ATGCGCGCGCGTGCCTGCCTGATCGCCATCCTCTTTGCCTCGGCTGCAACCGCGCAGACGCCTGGCACCACTTACCATCGCGCGCCTGATCCGATCGCCAAAGCACTCGAGATGCCGCCCACACCGGCGGTTGCGATCAGTCCCGACCATCGCACGCTCGCAATCCTCGGCCGGGAGAACCTGCCGACGATCGCCAATCTCTCCAAACCCATCCTGCGGCTCGGTGGCTACCGCATCGATCCCGCCACCAACGGCCAGGCCGAGGTGCGCGTCCAATGGCTCAATCGCCTGAGCTTCAAGGACATCGACGGCGGCCGCACCATCGACGTCAAACTTCCGGCCGGCTTGCGCTTCGCTGCACCGCGCTGGTCTCCCAATGGCAGTCGCCTGGCCTTCTATGCCCAGGAGCCCGACGGCCTGTCGCTATGGATCGCCGATCGCGACGGCAGCGCTCGTCCGATCGCCAAAGGTTTGAACGGCACCTTCGGCTCTCCCTATGTCTGGATGCCCGACGGAACCGCGCTGATTGCCTATACGATACCCGCTGGACGGGGCGCCCCTCCTGTCGCTGCGACGACCCCGACCGGCCCCGTCGTGCAGGAAAGCAGCGGCCGCACGTCAGCTGCGCGCACGTACGAGGACTTGCTTCACAACACCTATGACGAGGCGCTGTTCGACCATTATTTTACCGGGCAGCTCGTCCGCATCGGGCTCGATGGCGTTGCGAAGCCGATCGGTAAAGCGGGGCTCGTGACCGATTTCAGCGTTTCGCCCGATGGTCGCTACCTTCTGACCGAGCAGCTGAAGCGTCCTTACTCCTATCTGCTGCCCGCCCGCTTCTTCGCGACCGAGATCGCCGTATCGACGATCGAGGGAAACCCGGTCAGGACGCTGGTCGACCGGCCGCTCGCCGACGACCTGCCCGTCGACTTCGACGCCACCGTGAAAGGGCCACGCGAAGCGACGTGGCGTTCCGATGCGCCGGCGACGCTGGTCTGGGCGGAAGCGCTAGACGGGGGCAATCCGCGCACGAAGGTCGCCTTCCACGACAAGATCGTGATGCAGGCCGCGCCGTTCGACGCGGCGCCCGTCGAGCTTGCGCAGACGCCCTCGCGCTATGCCGAGACGATGTGGGGGGACAACGGTTTTGCGATGATCGTGGCGCGCGATTGGCGCACGCGAACCGAGCACCGGCTGGCAGTTGCTCCGTCACGCCCCGGTCAAGGCCGCACGCTGCTGACGTTCAATTATCAGGATCAGTACGGTGATCCGGGCGAGCCGCTGATCGACGAGAACAGCGCCGGCAAGCCGGTGATGCGCTTCACGCCTGCGCACGACGCCATCTATGTCACCGGCGAGGGCGCCACCAAGGAAGGGGCATTCCCGTTCCTTGCCACCCTGCCGCTTGCCGGCGGCAAGCAAACCCGGATCTGGAACGCCAAGCCCCCTATTATGAGCCGGTGGTGGCGATGCTGGATGACCGCGGGCGCATCCTGA
- a CDS encoding cell wall hydrolase — MLLLFVVAAVAIAAGLLDSGSFKARPKRPQAMTMAEARTSNAGVPIVARARVSAAPYRFRGGPAERAQAVDCLATAALYEVGDDPRGQRAVIQVILNRSRTAGFPRTICGVVYQGFERTTGCQFSFTCDGSIRRRTRHYGWSAARRVAKSALAGRVFADVGRATHYHADWMVPYWRDTMTKVAKVDTHLFYVRRRGLPESARGTPYVRNVVQRRSL; from the coding sequence TTGCTGCTGCTGTTCGTCGTGGCCGCTGTGGCCATCGCGGCGGGACTTCTGGATTCCGGCTCCTTCAAGGCGAGACCAAAGCGTCCGCAGGCAATGACGATGGCGGAGGCTCGCACGTCGAACGCCGGTGTTCCGATCGTCGCGCGCGCGCGTGTCAGCGCAGCGCCGTATCGTTTTCGCGGCGGACCGGCCGAACGCGCGCAGGCGGTCGACTGCCTCGCCACGGCCGCGCTTTACGAAGTGGGTGACGATCCACGCGGGCAACGCGCCGTCATCCAGGTCATCCTCAACCGTTCGCGGACGGCCGGTTTTCCCCGCACGATCTGCGGCGTCGTCTATCAGGGTTTCGAGCGGACGACCGGTTGCCAATTCTCCTTCACCTGTGACGGCTCGATCAGACGGCGCACCCGGCATTACGGCTGGTCGGCGGCGCGGCGCGTGGCGAAGAGCGCGCTGGCAGGGCGGGTCTTTGCCGATGTGGGGCGCGCGACACATTATCATGCTGACTGGATGGTGCCGTACTGGCGCGACACGATGACCAAGGTGGCGAAGGTCGACACCCACCTCTTCTACGTGCGCCGGCGAGGGTTGCCGGAGAGCGCCCGAGGAACGCCGTATGTGCGGAACGTCGTGCAGCGTCGGTCGCTGTAA
- a CDS encoding glutaredoxin domain-containing protein produces the protein MADAGTATLYRMVLPEHTCPFGVRAKQMLEAAGYDVDDRILLSREEVDAFKAEQGVATTPQIFIDGERIGGSDELERYLAQG, from the coding sequence ATGGCAGACGCCGGAACTGCGACGCTCTACCGCATGGTTTTGCCCGAACACACTTGTCCGTTCGGCGTTCGCGCCAAGCAGATGCTCGAAGCGGCGGGGTATGACGTGGACGATCGCATCCTGCTGTCGCGCGAGGAAGTCGACGCGTTCAAGGCTGAACAGGGCGTCGCGACCACCCCGCAGATCTTCATCGACGGCGAGCGGATCGGCGGGAGCGATGAACTCGAGCGCTATCTCGCTCAGGGCTAA
- a CDS encoding TspO/MBR family protein gives MAGNDPHLPRGLSRLAAFAVVGAVLGASAIVGRRNAPDPSHPGIRRWYRRLEKPGFTPPDAAFGAVWPVLETGLAVGGYRLLRHPGGLERNAAVGLWLANTAMVGGWTQLFFRERQLGASAAASAAMVVTGAGYVLTAAKVDRPASALGVPFVGWLAFATILSGRIWRDNAAVAR, from the coding sequence ATGGCGGGCAACGATCCACATCTCCCGCGCGGCCTGTCGCGCCTTGCGGCGTTTGCCGTGGTCGGCGCGGTGCTCGGCGCGAGCGCGATCGTCGGCAGACGCAACGCACCCGACCCGTCGCATCCAGGCATTCGCCGCTGGTATCGACGGCTCGAAAAACCCGGCTTCACACCGCCCGATGCGGCCTTCGGCGCGGTTTGGCCGGTGCTGGAAACCGGTCTCGCAGTCGGTGGCTATCGTTTGCTGCGGCACCCCGGCGGGCTCGAGCGCAACGCCGCTGTCGGCCTGTGGCTGGCCAATACCGCGATGGTTGGCGGCTGGACGCAGCTGTTCTTTCGCGAGCGGCAGCTTGGTGCCAGCGCAGCGGCGTCGGCGGCGATGGTCGTGACTGGCGCCGGCTATGTTCTTACCGCCGCAAAGGTGGATCGCCCCGCCTCAGCCTTGGGGGTGCCGTTCGTAGGATGGCTCGCTTTCGCCACGATCCTCTCAGGGCGCATCTGGCGCGACAATGCCGCGGTCGCGCGGTGA
- a CDS encoding DCC1-like thiol-disulfide oxidoreductase family protein — translation MRRVTVWHDGDCPLCRREIATMRRLDRRGAIDFVDVTGAGTCPLDRAEMLARFHAREEGGPLLSGAAAFAAMWRAIPVLRPLGEVARNRLALALLERLYGRFLRVRPRLQRWLASREARA, via the coding sequence GTGAGGCGGGTTACGGTCTGGCATGATGGCGACTGCCCCCTTTGCCGGCGTGAGATTGCGACGATGCGCCGTCTCGATCGGCGTGGCGCGATCGACTTCGTCGACGTGACGGGGGCGGGGACGTGTCCGCTGGATCGGGCCGAAATGCTGGCACGCTTCCATGCGCGCGAGGAGGGTGGTCCGTTGTTGTCAGGCGCAGCCGCTTTCGCCGCGATGTGGCGTGCGATTCCGGTGTTGCGACCGTTGGGCGAAGTAGCGCGGAACCGCCTTGCTCTGGCGCTACTCGAGCGCCTCTACGGCCGCTTCCTTCGTGTACGACCGCGGCTGCAGCGATGGCTGGCGTCGCGCGAGGCGCGGGCATGA
- a CDS encoding TonB-dependent receptor, whose protein sequence is MVVSFRRRVLVPLLVSAAFAAPAGAQTGSGQTTSADTPSQQPTATTSDGDIIVTAQKRDESIQNVPISIQAIGTRRLDQLNVSNFNDYTQLLPSVAFQSSQPGVTTVYMRGVASGGDGNHSGSLPSVGVYLDEQPVTTIGGTLDVHVYDIARIESLAGPQGTLYGASSEAGTIRIITNKPDTAGFYGRVDGEVNMLRSGGIGYVSEGMLNIPFGERVALRMVGFYQKDAGFIDNVPGTRRFLPQPGGISVDNAAFVKKDYNDTETYGGRAALKIDLDDNWTATPTLLYQEQNSHGSYGYDPKVGDLEVQRFYPEYRRDRFAQAALTIEGQLGNWDVTYAGALLDRRAVQSSDYTDYSEAYDSLYSAVGGLAGYFYYQDNAGNTIDPRQRVIGRDHFKKLSQELRIASPVDQPFRLVAGAFYQRQSNLIFQDYQIPNLGQQVSVNGYPGTLWLTRQHRVDKDYAVFGEASYDLTSKLTLTAGGRVFIYDNSLVGFFGFGRNPGVDAADGRPYTASPFNAAGSSRTGVASCYMAGGGTLRDAYLNGGDTTAFLTTPDVGAIPCVNLGVPDGNRVVPKRADGQGVTYRFNATWKPTDEVLLYATASRGFRPGGINRRGDVGDYAADFLTNYEIGWKTTLPGGTVRFNGAVYQQNWDQFQFSFLGENSFTVIQNGPDARIRGIEMDTNVTLGALSLTAAGSYTNARTRTDLCDSVDCSAEGAKVLAPSGTRLPITPRFKVSGTARYSVPIGTARAYIQGLVAHQSSAASDLRLAKAAALGRLQPYTSANLSIGAELANYTFEIFARNLWDERGQISRFQQCGACDQRPYIVPIAPRTIGIRAGAKF, encoded by the coding sequence GTGGTGGTCAGCTTCCGTCGTCGCGTGCTCGTTCCGTTGCTGGTGTCGGCGGCGTTTGCCGCTCCCGCTGGAGCGCAAACCGGCTCCGGCCAGACCACCAGCGCGGACACCCCGTCTCAGCAACCGACCGCCACCACCAGTGATGGCGACATCATCGTCACCGCGCAGAAGCGTGACGAAAGCATTCAGAACGTCCCGATCAGCATCCAGGCGATCGGCACGCGCCGCCTCGACCAGCTCAACGTCTCCAACTTCAACGATTACACGCAATTGCTCCCGTCGGTCGCGTTCCAGTCGTCGCAACCGGGTGTCACCACCGTCTACATGCGTGGCGTCGCGTCGGGCGGTGACGGCAATCACTCGGGCTCCCTGCCCTCGGTCGGCGTCTATCTCGACGAACAACCGGTCACGACGATCGGCGGCACGCTCGACGTCCATGTCTACGATATCGCCCGCATCGAAAGCCTCGCCGGCCCGCAGGGCACGCTGTACGGCGCGTCGAGCGAGGCGGGGACGATCCGCATCATCACCAACAAGCCCGACACCGCCGGCTTCTACGGACGTGTCGATGGCGAGGTGAACATGCTGCGCTCCGGCGGCATCGGCTACGTCAGCGAAGGGATGCTCAACATCCCGTTCGGCGAGCGCGTCGCGCTGCGCATGGTCGGCTTCTACCAGAAGGACGCCGGCTTCATCGACAACGTCCCCGGCACGCGCCGCTTCCTGCCGCAGCCGGGCGGGATCAGCGTCGACAATGCCGCCTTCGTCAAGAAGGACTATAACGACACCGAAACCTACGGTGGCCGCGCCGCGCTCAAGATCGATCTCGACGACAATTGGACCGCGACGCCCACCTTGCTCTATCAGGAACAGAACAGCCACGGCAGCTATGGCTACGATCCGAAGGTCGGCGACCTTGAGGTGCAGCGCTTCTACCCCGAATATCGTCGCGACCGCTTTGCGCAGGCGGCGCTGACGATCGAGGGCCAGCTCGGCAATTGGGACGTCACCTATGCCGGTGCATTGCTCGATCGCCGCGCGGTCCAGTCGAGCGACTATACCGATTATTCCGAAGCCTATGACTCGCTCTATTCGGCGGTCGGCGGGCTTGCCGGCTATTTCTATTATCAGGACAATGCCGGCAACACGATCGACCCGCGTCAGCGGGTGATCGGCCGCGATCACTTCAAGAAGCTCAGCCAGGAATTGCGCATCGCTTCACCGGTTGACCAGCCGTTCCGGTTGGTCGCGGGTGCCTTCTACCAGCGGCAGAGCAACCTGATCTTCCAGGACTATCAGATCCCGAACCTCGGCCAGCAGGTATCCGTCAACGGCTACCCCGGTACGTTGTGGCTGACCCGACAGCACCGTGTCGACAAGGATTATGCGGTCTTCGGCGAGGCAAGCTACGACCTGACCTCGAAGCTGACGCTCACCGCGGGCGGACGTGTCTTCATCTATGACAATTCGCTGGTCGGCTTCTTCGGCTTCGGTCGCAATCCCGGCGTCGATGCCGCGGATGGGCGCCCCTACACGGCCAGCCCGTTCAACGCCGCCGGCAGCTCGCGCACCGGCGTGGCGAGTTGCTACATGGCCGGCGGCGGCACGTTGCGCGACGCCTATCTGAATGGCGGCGACACCACCGCTTTCCTCACCACGCCCGACGTCGGCGCGATCCCGTGCGTCAACCTCGGCGTTCCCGACGGCAACCGCGTGGTGCCCAAGCGGGCCGACGGACAGGGCGTCACCTATCGCTTCAACGCGACGTGGAAGCCGACCGACGAGGTCCTCCTCTATGCGACCGCCTCGCGCGGCTTCCGTCCCGGCGGGATCAATCGCCGCGGCGACGTCGGCGATTACGCCGCCGACTTTTTGACCAATTACGAGATCGGTTGGAAAACCACGCTACCGGGCGGCACCGTCCGCTTTAACGGGGCGGTATATCAGCAGAATTGGGATCAATTTCAGTTCTCGTTCCTTGGTGAAAACAGCTTCACCGTAATCCAGAACGGCCCCGACGCGCGAATTCGCGGCATCGAAATGGATACCAACGTCACCCTGGGCGCACTTTCGCTGACCGCAGCCGGCTCGTACACCAATGCCCGGACGCGCACGGACCTGTGCGATTCCGTCGATTGCAGCGCGGAAGGCGCGAAAGTCCTCGCGCCCAGCGGCACCCGCCTGCCGATCACGCCGCGTTTTAAGGTCAGCGGAACAGCACGTTACTCGGTCCCGATCGGCACGGCCCGCGCCTATATACAGGGCCTCGTCGCACACCAAAGCTCCGCCGCCTCGGACCTGCGCCTCGCCAAGGCCGCGGCGCTTGGCCGGCTGCAACCCTATACCAGCGCAAACCTGTCGATCGGCGCCGAACTCGCGAACTATACCTTTGAGATATTTGCACGAAATCTCTGGGACGAGCGCGGCCAGATTTCCCGCTTCCAGCAATGCGGCGCATGCGATCAGCGCCCTTATATCGTTCCGATCGCCCCCCGAACGATCGGCATCCGCGCCGGCGCGAAGTTCTAG